The Deltaproteobacteria bacterium genome includes a region encoding these proteins:
- a CDS encoding putative quinol monooxygenase translates to MISVIAKIPIKEGKVEEAIQAFKELMVQVAEEEGTLMYTLNRDQSNPNTLVIMERYKDKAALDAHSSTPHFKAFFAKSREFIGGKPEITMLEEIHSI, encoded by the coding sequence ATGATTTCGGTTATTGCCAAGATACCCATTAAAGAGGGAAAAGTTGAAGAAGCCATTCAGGCCTTTAAGGAACTCATGGTTCAGGTCGCTGAAGAAGAAGGCACTTTAATGTACACCCTGAACAGGGATCAATCCAATCCCAACACCCTTGTTATCATGGAGCGTTACAAAGACAAGGCAGCCTTGGATGCGCACTCTTCTACGCCCCATTTCAAAGCATTTTTTGCCAAAAGTCGAGAGTTTATAGGTGGAAAGCCCGAGATAACCATGCTGGAGGAAATACACTCGATCTAA